A stretch of DNA from Solea solea chromosome 11, fSolSol10.1, whole genome shotgun sequence:
TCATTTACATGAGGGCATGTCATTGCTGTCTCCACATGGTCGTACATTTACAATTCTCCTCTGCTATCTGTATCATGCACAGCTGAGCGCACATGCGAGCACAATCCCACCGACAGACAGAGAGTACGAGTAAATATATGTCAACCACTTGAAAACAGGCGAAAGTATGTGTTTTTCAACACATAGGTGGCAACATCATTGTCCTGGCAGTAGCAGTCAGAGTAGTTCTCCTGCTCCAGGTCCAAGTACAGAATAGAGCTTAAGTACCTTTATCTTACTCGCCCGCGAGCGCACATACACTCTGTTGCGTTGATCcagcatgcatgcacacacattcaacTTTAGCGTAACATTATAATTTGCGGGCGTTATGTTAAATAGAGGGCTTTAAggctaaaaaaatgttttggccTAACGCCCTCAATTTTGCACGTCAGTTTCCATACCTTGCCGATTTCCTTGCTGTAACGTGTCGTTTTGTAGCTACTGTAATCTAATCATGCCAGTGTAACTGAGCACCCAGGGGCCGCCTGAACtgtaaaattcaattcaattcggttttatttgtatagcgccaaatcataacatacattatctcacaGCACTGTACGTACAGTacacaacatcaaggagagcagagaaacacaacagttcacacaatgagaaaacactaggcatcagtggagagaaaaaaaactctcttttaacagaagaagaaatctctgacagaaccagactcacagatgtgtcatctgcctcgaccggttggggtgaaaggaaaaatgggggacagaggagaggagagggagagaaaggggggACATAAAGGACAAGAGGGACCAGTGCTATTTGAGGGGAACATTTGAttttagatatttgcatttaagGTTAGTTAAAGAAGTGTACCAAATGAAGAGACTAATAAGTGTATCTTTTAATGGCGCTAATTCGATACTTAGTAACtgtatcggtctgatactggtcaataTCCTTGAATACCGgaaagatgaaaatgtaaaatctgatactATCCAAACATCCTATAAATCACATGATTTACTATACATAGActgcaacagcattttagtCCTGAGTCATGTGGGCTGTTAATCTTTTCATTGGGGGCATCTGTTACAGTGTTGtataattgtgttttataaataGCTCCATGgtttaaaaggtgtaaaatgattgtatcggaccgataccaatatcagtagatactttcgatatcagacacaaaaaagtgatatttaTCCATCTGTAGTACTAAGTAACTCACTGTGTCATCTTTTATGTGCTGATTTGGAAACTGTGTTTAACTTTATCAGCACcgtttacatttatatttacttgttaattgatgttgttttgttttgttgcagtgCAAAATGGTTCACTGCATCAAAAGGAGACTGTCCATGACAATGACTTTGAACCTTACCTCACTGGTCAATCAACTCAGGTAAAACTACATTTGAATTTTGCAAATGATTagaaaaagtataaatataccaAGACTACAACCTATGAATCACTTGCACATTGTTTATGATGATTTTGCCAAGAACGGAagcaattactcaattaattgattaatcgctttgagtgttatttttttaatgattaaaacaagcgctctgagttttcagcttcttaaagtgtgaatattttctggtttctttgctctatatcacaaaagaaaaaatattaaaagtcaataatgtttttattgacaaaACAAGCCATTCATTTATGCACCAAACAACTAGTCAATTAAGTGAGAatataatcgacagattaatcggttATGATTAGTTGTACTGAAGCTATGCTTCTGAAGCTGTTGTACTGAAGCATAGCTTGAGTgtgatattgtttttatttaacagtaCTTCAAAAGCTTTTTAGTAATTGAAAATTAAAAGCGACattacattttgacatgttgtttctttcattttaagaagctaTATGGCTCTGCCAAAAGTATTGTTCCATAACTGGACTGGCTTGACTGTTGCCAAGCAACACAACCAATGAGCATATTTGTGCACACTACACAGTTTTAGGTTCACTACTTTGAttcatgtacatttatttgtatgtttacaTTAATTGTGCAACCAAGAAAATAGTGTTGAGAATTGTGTCATCTGACCGTTCTCTGCTCCATCATTTCTGCTCTCAGTTTTTTGTTTAggttgtatttttaatgttcaTGACGCATTATTAGTCATCGTGCTTACATTTAGCATCACACTGCCATGATCTCTCTCACTgatgtcacataaacacaccaTGGGAAGTTTGCAGGGAAGTATCATGCTCCTTCTCCTTATCTCCTGACCTCTGATTAATTAAATTCAAGTGTTACTTCTGTAAAAAGATATTTTTGGTGTTCTTTGTAACTTTGTGTAGGTTGATAGCTCCATCCAGTGTacttaatgattattattaacaCCTGGGAAGCAAAATGATACTCAGTTAAATGTCTCACTGCTGTTATACTCGATATCAGCACTTATGGAGTGCCTCTCATCAAATTACTAGCTCACAACTGGTTGGAACAAAATGTTATATAAGTGACATTTGGAAAAAGTATTTTATATGAATTACAGCTAGCAGCTTCATTTGTTAAGAGGTTAGAGGAAGTGACTGATGTTTTGGTTCTGCTGACTTTCATTTATTCAGAACAACAGTTACCAGTCCATCACCGACCCCTACCTGTCCAGCTACTATGCCCCCTCCATTGGATTTCCGTACCCCCTCAGTGAGGCTCCCTGGTCCACAGGTGGGGACCCCCCTATTCCGTACCTCACCCCCTATGGACCCCTGAGTAATGGAGACCATCATTTCATGCCGGACACAGTCTTTGGCCAGCCAGGGGGCCTGGGAAGCAACATCTACCCCCACAGGTTTAACTTTTTCCCTGAAAATCCTGCCTTTTCTGCTTGGGGCACAAGTGGCTCCCAGGGGCAGCAGACTCAAAGTTCAGGCTATGGTGGCAGCTACAGCTATCCTCCCAGCTCCCTTGGGGGCACCTTGGTGCCTGATGGTCAGACAGGCTTTCATAGTGACACCCTCAACAAAGCCCCCGGTATGAACAGCCTGGAGCAGGGCATGGTTGGCTTAAAGATTGGAGGGGATGTCACTGGCCAGGGGTCTGGTGTCAAGGCTGTGGGATCTGTGATTGGCGGTCCAACAGTGGCAGCCACCGGCAATGGAGCCACACCCATTGGCATGCCCCCACCCAAACCAACCTCCTGGGCCGCCATTGCCAGCAAACCTGCCAAGCTACAACAGCTGAAATCTAAGGTAAAGCCAGGGATGCCCAATCCTGGAGGTGCTCTGCCTCCGCCACCcattaaacacaacatgaacATTGGGACGTGGGACAAAGGCCCGGTGACTAAAGTAGCCACATCTCCaatgcagcaacagcagcagcctcttGGCCTGCCTCATGGTATTCCACCTCAAGCCTCCATGCAGCAAGGACCCATGCAGCCTCTCCCTCCTCAGTCTTTGGTGCAGTCCCAGATGCAACCCATGGCCTTACAGCCTCAGCCCCCCCATCACCAGCACCATCAACCACCACCTCAGCTctaccaaaaccacacccagcCCCCACAACCCCAGACCCGCTGGGTTGCCCCGCGCAACCGTAATCAAGGCCAAGACAGTAGTGGTATGGTGGGTGTGGTTGGAGGTGGCAACAGCGGTCCCCATCCTTCTGCTGGCCAGGGACCGGGTGGAGAGTCCCATCCAGTGCTGGAGAAGCTACGTGCCTCCCACAGCTACAATCCCAAGGACTTTGAATGGAACCTGAAGAATGGTcgtgttttcatcattaaaagTTACTCTGAGGATGATATCCATCGCTCCATCAAGTACTCCATCTGGTGCAGCACAGAGCACGGCAACAAGCGGCTGGACTCAGCCTTCCGGGCCATGAATGGCAAAGGTCCTGTGTACCTGCTGTACAGTGTCAATGGCAGTGGTCATTTCTGCGGTGTGGCAGAGATGCATTCACCAGTAGACTATGGCACCAGTGCTGGTGTTTGGGCACAGGACAAATGGAAGGGCAAGTTTGACgtagaatggttgtttgtcaagGATGTGCCTAACAGCCAGCTGCGCCACATCCGCCTggaaaacaacgacaacaagcCAGTGACCAACTCCCGCGACACCCAGGAGGTTCCTCTGGAGAAAGCCAAGCAGGTGCTTAAGATCATCGCTACCTACAAACACACCACCTCCATCTTTGACGACTTCTCCCATTACGAGAAGaggcaggaagaggaggacgaggtgCGCAAGGTATGTACACATATCATTGTTTTAGTTACTTACTACCTACTACATCAAAAATATATCTTTGACACTGTTCTTGATTCTCCCCATGGACGTTGATCTGTGCTTTAAGAGACTAATCTGTGTTCTTGTCTGTTTCCTCTCACTTGCTCCATTTGACAGACCTTTGAACCAGCTCAGATACAAAACCGCTCACGATTGGATCAGGTAAAATCTGGCATGGTTCTTGATCTATTTCATTGAAGCTTATGTAAAACAGACAGATTAACTCAGATTAACTAAATGCAATCATTCTGTAGAGGTTGTCTGAATGGGAACTCTAACAACCACAGAACTCTCCTCAGACATTTTTCAAACCTTCTTTAGTCTAATCTTCAGATTACATCTGTAGTCTTGGTCatcagtttttaaatgaatcccTAACATTTTGTTATGTTACAGCATTATTACAAAATTActtaaatacatttcttacctcaacattttacacacaatACTCCATAATGACAAAGTGGAAAAAGGTTTGCTTGAAACATTTGCTAATGTATTAAAAGTAAAATCACAATGTATGCACAGCCTTTGCCATGACTCTCAGAATTGGAGTCAAAATTCAGTTGATTGGACATGATTTGGAACGGCACACACCTGTCTATACAAGGTCCTGTATGGCACTTTTctactacacagttccagcatggCTCAactctacttgtttttttgcctttccattagggatagaacctggtacctggcaGGGTTcaaagtgagctgagctgatactaaaacgTAGTACTGACAGTTTGTCGGCCATTGATTGGCAGGAGATTGTcggcactggaagagtcatgagcacggcGTCTGACACACAAATCAAACCGATCTGTTGATAACGTAAAAAGcctagcaaggacatttctaaagtCTCAATATTTCTGGTCTATTTAGTGACAGCATTGCGGAAAGCTGGCAATCAcaagccgaatcacaaccccttccgtcgtatttcagttcagtgactgtcaggcATTTCATGCTGTGAGAACtgcgcccacgttgaggaggtactatagtaatggaaacgataccaaaccaagtagagttgagccgtgctggaactgtatagtggagaACATGTCAGAGAACAAACAAGCCATGAAGTTCAAGTAATTGTCTGTAGACCTCCGAGATAGGATTGTATCAAGGCACAGATCTGGGGAAGGGTACAGAACAATTTCTACTGCATTGAAGGTCTCAATGAGCACAGTGGCCTCTTCCAAGCTGAGCAATCAAGGTAGAAGGACCTAAGTCAGACAGGTGACCAAGAACCAGGTGGTCTGTGGAGAGTGTGTCCAGAAGGACCACCATTTCTGCAGCCCTCCACCAATCAGGCCTGAATGGCAGAGTGGCCAGACGGAAGCCACTCTTAAGTAAAAGCCCACCTGGAGTTTGCTAAAAGGCACCTGAAGGACTCTCAGACCATGAGCAACAACATTCTCTGATGATGAATCAAAGATTGAACTCTTTGGCCTGAATGCTTAGCGTCATGTCTGGAGGAAACCAGGCGAAACTGCCCAAATACATGTGCCAAGCTTCATACTCAAAAAGACTTGGACTGTAATTGCTGCCAAAGGTGCCTCTACAAAGTATTGAGAAAAGGTCAGAATAgtcagaaacagagaaaaaaaaaaaaagcactgcacaaatcaaaagaaaaaacaactgacaCAGATCGAAGTGGTGGGTGATCGATTAAAGA
This window harbors:
- the LOC131468962 gene encoding YTH domain-containing family protein 1-like isoform X1, with the protein product MSATSIDPQRSKGQASKVQNGSLHQKETVHDNDFEPYLTGQSTQNNSYQSITDPYLSSYYAPSIGFPYPLSEAPWSTGGDPPIPYLTPYGPLSNGDHHFMPDTVFGQPGGLGSNIYPHRFNFFPENPAFSAWGTSGSQGQQTQSSGYGGSYSYPPSSLGGTLVPDGQTGFHSDTLNKAPGMNSLEQGMVGLKIGGDVTGQGSGVKAVGSVIGGPTVAATGNGATPIGMPPPKPTSWAAIASKPAKLQQLKSKVKPGMPNPGGALPPPPIKHNMNIGTWDKGPVTKVATSPMQQQQQPLGLPHGIPPQASMQQGPMQPLPPQSLVQSQMQPMALQPQPPHHQHHQPPPQLYQNHTQPPQPQTRWVAPRNRNQGQDSSGMVGVVGGGNSGPHPSAGQGPGGESHPVLEKLRASHSYNPKDFEWNLKNGRVFIIKSYSEDDIHRSIKYSIWCSTEHGNKRLDSAFRAMNGKGPVYLLYSVNGSGHFCGVAEMHSPVDYGTSAGVWAQDKWKGKFDVEWLFVKDVPNSQLRHIRLENNDNKPVTNSRDTQEVPLEKAKQVLKIIATYKHTTSIFDDFSHYEKRQEEEDEVRKTFEPAQIQNRSRLDQRFSCSCECISPKW
- the LOC131468962 gene encoding YTH domain-containing family protein 1-like isoform X2; this encodes MSATSIDPQRSKGQASKVQNGSLHQKETVHDNDFEPYLTGQSTQNNSYQSITDPYLSSYYAPSIGFPYPLSEAPWSTGGDPPIPYLTPYGPLSNGDHHFMPDTVFGQPGGLGSNIYPHRFNFFPENPAFSAWGTSGSQGQQTQSSGYGGSYSYPPSSLGGTLVPDGQTGFHSDTLNKAPGMNSLEQGMVGLKIGGDVTGQGSGVKAVGSVIGGPTVAATGNGATPIGMPPPKPTSWAAIASKPAKLQQLKSKVKPGMPNPGGALPPPPIKHNMNIGTWDKGPVTKVATSPMQQQQQPLGLPHGIPPQASMQQGPMQPLPPQSLVQSQMQPMALQPQPPHHQHHQPPPQLYQNHTQPPQPQTRWVAPRNRNQGQDSSGMVGVVGGGNSGPHPSAGQGPGGESHPVLEKLRASHSYNPKDFEWNLKNGRVFIIKSYSEDDIHRSIKYSIWCSTEHGNKRLDSAFRAMNGKGPVYLLYSVNGSGHFCGVAEMHSPVDYGTSAGVWAQDKWKGKFDVEWLFVKDVPNSQLRHIRLENNDNKPVTNSRDTQEVPLEKAKQVLKIIATYKHTTSIFDDFSHYEKRQEEEDEVRKTFEPAQIQNRSRLDQERQNRNKQ